In Maledivibacter sp., the following are encoded in one genomic region:
- a CDS encoding UxaA family hydrolase has translation MKFKGYVRNDGSVGTRNYVAVIPAVVCVNEVVENIVHATNLTEGILHHQGCCQTPPDLERVTESLIKIGENPNVGAVLIVSLGCEGVDTDRLEKEIRATGKPVERVNVQEIGGTSKAIQRGIDLAQRLAIEIAGQQKEEVDISKLTIGIKCGASDTTSGIASNPVIGYIADRIVEAGGTVIFGETTEFIGAEHILQRRAKTPEVAKDIKRIVDNMENRAKAIGVDMRKGQPTPGNIEGGLSTIEEKSLGAIVKSGTKEIEGVLEYTEKPCRNGLWIKDTPGREIEVLTAMAIGGSQVILFSTGRGAPQGFPVVPVIKICGNPITYDRMCNDMDINAGKIIVGEKSIEEVGEEALAKLLRVASGEVAKGEAIRYTKSMDIYTLGPVI, from the coding sequence ATGAAATTTAAAGGCTATGTAAGAAATGACGGATCTGTTGGTACAAGAAATTATGTTGCTGTAATCCCAGCTGTTGTTTGTGTAAATGAAGTAGTAGAAAATATTGTTCACGCTACTAATTTGACGGAAGGAATATTGCATCATCAAGGATGTTGTCAGACCCCTCCTGATCTAGAACGAGTGACCGAGTCCCTAATTAAAATCGGTGAAAATCCCAATGTTGGAGCAGTACTTATCGTAAGTCTTGGCTGTGAAGGTGTAGATACCGATAGATTGGAAAAAGAGATAAGGGCAACTGGCAAACCTGTTGAAAGAGTAAATGTTCAAGAAATAGGTGGAACCAGTAAGGCCATTCAAAGGGGTATTGATTTAGCTCAGAGGCTGGCTATAGAGATTGCTGGACAACAAAAAGAAGAGGTAGATATATCAAAATTGACAATAGGGATTAAGTGCGGAGCTTCAGATACCACATCTGGGATCGCATCTAACCCTGTAATTGGATATATTGCTGACAGAATTGTAGAGGCTGGTGGAACAGTGATATTTGGTGAAACTACTGAATTCATCGGTGCTGAGCATATACTTCAAAGGAGAGCAAAAACCCCTGAAGTTGCTAAGGATATCAAAAGAATAGTAGATAATATGGAAAATAGAGCAAAGGCTATTGGAGTTGATATGAGGAAAGGACAACCTACTCCGGGAAATATAGAAGGAGGACTTAGTACTATAGAGGAAAAGTCTTTAGGTGCTATCGTAAAATCAGGAACTAAAGAAATAGAAGGGGTTTTAGAATATACAGAGAAGCCTTGTAGAAACGGGTTATGGATTAAAGATACACCGGGAAGAGAAATAGAGGTGTTGACTGCCATGGCTATTGGAGGATCACAGGTTATATTGTTTTCCACAGGACGTGGAGCCCCACAGGGATTTCCTGTTGTTCCTGTAATAAAGATATGTGGTAATCCAATAACCTATGATAGAATGTGTAATGATATGGATATAAATGCAGGGAAAATTATAGTTGGAGAAAAATCAATAGAAGAAGTAGGGGAAGAGGCATTGGCTAAGTTATTAAGAGTCGCATCGGGGGAAGTAGCAAAGGGAGAAGCAATTAGATATACTAAATCCATGGATATATATACTTTAGGACCTGTTATATAA
- a CDS encoding UxaA family hydrolase, whose translation MNKERTKGIKNNEIDNVATIFGQVEGNSEIDVIDSKGEKTVVKVLENIPYGHKIALKEIKKGEQITKYGEGLGIATIDIEVGKHVHVHNIESIRGRGDWEKEGARK comes from the coding sequence ATGAATAAGGAAAGAACTAAGGGAATAAAAAATAATGAAATAGATAATGTCGCAACAATTTTTGGACAAGTGGAAGGGAACAGCGAAATAGATGTCATTGATTCAAAAGGAGAAAAGACAGTAGTAAAAGTCTTAGAAAATATACCCTATGGACACAAGATTGCTTTAAAGGAAATAAAAAAAGGTGAGCAGATAACAAAATATGGAGAGGGACTTGGAATTGCAACAATAGATATAGAAGTAGGTAAACATGTTCACGTACATAATATTGAAAGTATTAGAGGCCGTGGAGACTGGGAGAAAGAAGGGGCGAGGAAATAA
- the larA gene encoding nickel-dependent lactate racemase: MKTIKLPYHRDHIDLNIDEKNLKAILVSNAEEYKVNKSEQVIVNEALENPINSQKLRDIAIGKEKVLIITSDHTRPVPSHITLPILLKEIRKGNKNADITILIATGLHRATTKDEMIKKYGEEIVNNEKMVIHDAFKCEDMVELGNLPSGRPCSINHLAVEADLLVCEGFIEPHFFAGFSGGRKSILPGISSEETVNANHSARAIAHPLAKTGVLKGNPIHEDMIYAARKAGVDFILNVILDSDKKIINAVAGDVNDAHLEGCKFMDQLSGVDKIKSDIVITTNGGYPLDQNLYQCPKAISAAVECANEGGVIIMVASCIDGLGGENFGTLMLKGSPQQLLQYIESIPDEETISEQWCVQKFANILMKYKLILVTDYLDHDLIRKMNIIPAASINEALEMAYQMKGCNASATVIPDGVSVIVR; the protein is encoded by the coding sequence TTGAAGACAATAAAATTACCATATCACAGAGATCATATAGACTTAAATATCGATGAAAAGAATCTGAAAGCCATATTAGTGTCGAATGCAGAAGAATATAAGGTAAACAAGAGTGAGCAAGTTATAGTTAATGAAGCACTGGAAAATCCAATAAATTCTCAAAAACTTAGGGATATTGCAATCGGGAAAGAGAAAGTGCTAATCATCACCAGTGATCATACAAGACCCGTTCCAAGTCATATTACTTTACCTATTCTTTTAAAGGAAATTAGAAAGGGTAATAAAAATGCAGATATCACAATATTGATTGCAACTGGATTACATAGAGCCACAACAAAGGATGAAATGATTAAAAAATATGGAGAAGAAATAGTAAATAATGAAAAAATGGTAATACATGATGCTTTTAAGTGTGAAGATATGGTAGAACTAGGGAATTTACCGTCAGGAAGACCATGTAGTATTAATCATCTTGCTGTTGAAGCGGACCTATTAGTTTGCGAAGGCTTTATTGAACCCCATTTTTTTGCAGGATTTTCCGGGGGACGCAAGAGTATTTTGCCAGGAATTTCATCGGAAGAGACAGTAAATGCTAATCATTCAGCAAGGGCCATAGCCCATCCACTTGCTAAAACAGGGGTTTTAAAGGGTAATCCTATACACGAAGATATGATTTATGCTGCAAGAAAAGCAGGAGTAGATTTTATATTGAATGTTATTTTAGATTCAGATAAAAAAATTATTAATGCAGTGGCGGGAGATGTAAATGATGCCCATTTAGAAGGATGTAAGTTTATGGATCAATTATCAGGAGTAGATAAGATAAAGTCAGACATAGTTATTACAACAAATGGTGGATATCCTTTAGATCAAAATTTATATCAATGTCCGAAAGCAATATCTGCAGCAGTTGAATGTGCTAATGAAGGGGGAGTTATCATAATGGTTGCTTCCTGTATTGATGGATTAGGTGGAGAAAACTTTGGAACCTTAATGTTAAAAGGAAGTCCTCAGCAGCTATTGCAATATATTGAAAGCATACCCGATGAGGAAACGATTTCTGAACAGTGGTGTGTTCAAAAATTTGCTAACATATTAATGAAATACAAATTAATATTGGTAACAGATTACCTAGATCATGACCTAATAAGGAAAATGAATATCATTCCAGCTGCGTCCATAAATGAAGCATTAGAAATGGCATATCAAATGAAAGGCTGCAACGCTTCTGCAACTGTAATACCAGATGGAGTATCAGTTATTGTAAGATAA